Proteins from a single region of Thermoleophilia bacterium:
- a CDS encoding redox-sensing transcriptional repressor Rex: MTPPPKHRSDAGSVLVPDGERLSLGVAARLSRYLQVLTQARKMGRETISSQELSEYTHINPTQIRRDLSGFGKFGKRGVGYRIEFLVDEIRKILRTAGHHNIALFGAGKLGQAIAGSDIFADHGFQIVSLFDVDPSRIGKKVGPLTVRDFSELGKAVEEETIVVGVLAVPSAAAQEVADGLVAAGVTVIFNYTEQLLQVPPEVTVHTSSPAVDLLYALYFYLS, from the coding sequence ATGACCCCCCCGCCGAAACACCGCAGCGATGCCGGATCCGTCCTGGTACCGGACGGTGAGCGTCTTTCGCTCGGCGTGGCCGCCCGCCTTTCGCGTTATCTCCAGGTCCTGACGCAGGCCCGCAAGATGGGCCGCGAGACGATCTCCTCGCAGGAGCTCTCCGAGTACACGCACATCAATCCGACCCAGATCCGGCGAGATCTGTCCGGCTTCGGCAAGTTCGGCAAGCGCGGCGTCGGCTACCGGATCGAGTTCCTGGTCGACGAGATCCGGAAGATCCTGCGAACCGCCGGGCATCACAACATCGCGCTGTTCGGCGCCGGCAAGCTGGGTCAGGCGATCGCCGGCTCGGACATCTTTGCCGACCACGGATTCCAGATCGTCTCGCTCTTCGACGTCGACCCGAGCCGGATCGGCAAGAAGGTCGGACCACTGACCGTGCGGGATTTCTCCGAACTCGGCAAGGCGGTCGAGGAGGAGACGATCGTGGTCGGCGTCCTCGCGGTGCCGTCCGCCGCCGCCCAGGAGGTCGCCGATGGCCTGGTCGCGGCCGGGGTCACGGTCATCTTCAACTACACCGAGCAGCTGCTCCAGGTTCCACCCGAAGTCACCGTCCACACCTCGAGCCCCGCGGTCGATCTGCTCTATGCCCTTTACTTCTACCTGTCTTGA
- a CDS encoding substrate-binding domain-containing protein: MISLKRKIAALIAGLALLAVVTGCGVDTDEAPESAGATGSAATFQEPTEGKTSEPVTRATPRNEGTIRIAGKAQGSLTERLVSTYELQGGNASVTTTGGNEQTAFDAFCAGQNDIVDSARPISPGEYRQCIARGIQPVQFQIASDAAVLAIKNETDVGVDCLSFDEVRNIFQAGSGINTWAQVGYDHDVTLDASAPRMKVAGPDEDSNVFSFFGQYVLGDDEPTLLSVRGDYQAYSTDAGVRRAVVGTNRDSLAAQEFAPSQKVFEQIIASIADAKQAVKDAEDEKAKGIRDKRSKSAKERDQRILDNAEKTLKSLKTDTKDSRRYVRANRDATRRIESVRGTMGLFRFSYYEAFEEQLRPMEVSSSNDFRKPECIFPSQATVTNATYPLSRQLLLTVNLKNMNDSDINDFLTSALANSQKQAEEAALVPLPDEVQVTEQDWLDGTSQPDIIFYDIASMPAKQSNKQAAEGE, translated from the coding sequence ATGATCTCGCTCAAACGTAAAATCGCGGCACTGATCGCCGGCCTCGCCCTGCTGGCCGTGGTCACCGGCTGTGGTGTCGATACCGACGAAGCACCCGAGAGCGCCGGCGCCACAGGTAGCGCCGCCACGTTCCAGGAACCGACCGAAGGCAAGACCAGCGAGCCGGTCACCCGGGCGACGCCGCGAAACGAAGGCACCATCCGGATCGCCGGCAAGGCGCAGGGTTCACTCACCGAGCGTCTGGTCTCCACGTACGAGCTTCAGGGCGGGAACGCTTCGGTCACCACCACCGGCGGCAACGAGCAGACCGCTTTTGACGCCTTTTGCGCCGGTCAGAACGACATCGTCGACTCGGCCCGGCCGATCTCTCCCGGTGAGTACCGCCAATGCATCGCCCGCGGCATCCAGCCCGTCCAGTTCCAGATTGCCTCCGACGCCGCGGTCCTCGCGATCAAGAACGAGACCGACGTCGGCGTGGACTGCCTCAGCTTCGACGAGGTCCGCAACATCTTCCAGGCGGGATCGGGCATCAACACCTGGGCCCAGGTCGGGTACGACCACGACGTAACCCTCGATGCCAGCGCACCGCGCATGAAGGTCGCCGGACCGGATGAGGATTCCAACGTCTTCAGCTTCTTCGGCCAGTACGTGCTCGGCGACGATGAGCCGACCCTGCTCTCGGTCCGCGGTGACTACCAAGCCTACTCGACCGATGCCGGCGTCAGGCGCGCCGTTGTCGGCACCAACCGCGATTCCCTCGCGGCCCAGGAATTTGCGCCTTCCCAGAAAGTCTTCGAACAGATCATCGCTTCGATCGCCGACGCCAAGCAGGCGGTCAAGGACGCCGAAGACGAGAAGGCCAAGGGCATCCGCGACAAGCGCAGCAAGTCGGCCAAGGAGCGGGATCAGCGCATCCTCGACAACGCCGAGAAGACCTTGAAGAGCCTCAAGACGGACACCAAGGACTCGCGGCGTTACGTCAGGGCGAACCGCGACGCGACCCGCCGGATCGAATCGGTCCGCGGCACCATGGGCCTCTTCCGGTTTTCGTACTACGAAGCCTTCGAAGAGCAGCTGCGGCCGATGGAAGTCAGCTCCAGCAACGATTTCCGCAAGCCGGAATGCATCTTCCCGTCGCAGGCCACCGTGACCAACGCGACCTACCCGCTGTCGCGCCAGCTGCTGCTCACCGTGAACCTGAAGAACATGAACGACTCGGACATCAACGACTTCCTCACTTCGGCCCTCGCCAATTCGCAGAAGCAGGCCGAAGAGGCCGCCCTGGTGCCGCTGCCGGACGAAGTCCAGGTCACCGAGCAGGATTGGCTCGACGGAACGTCGCAACCGGACATCATCTTCTATGACATCGCTTCGATGCCGGCCAAGCAGAGCAACAAGCAAGCCGCCGAAGGCGAATAA
- a CDS encoding sodium-translocating pyrophosphatase, with amino-acid sequence MDYGVVFALFCAAVAVLYGIIITQRLLAKPAGNERMVEISGAIQEGASAYLKRQYMIIAVVAVPLIILLAILQNWQTALGFIVGGTLSGATGFIGMNVSVRANSRVAEAARGGVPPALDVAFKGGSVTGMLVVGLALLGVAGYFGLLIATGAVDSDKEAVDALIGLGFGGSLISVFARLGGGIFTKAADVGADLVGKVEAGIPEDDPRNPAVIADNVGDNVGDCAGMAADLFETYAVTSVAVMLLGVLYFAPEFSREVAIYPLVMGGAAIIASIIGALIVKTKTDRVEGALYRGLIVSGVLSIAAFYPITDWLMAEPLRVGFEQATGSVVSVTDLWLCAVIGIAVTALLFVITDYYTSTRFRPVKNIAKASETGHATNIIQGLAQGMQATAAPAVVLALAILAANELAGIYGIGIAVVAQLSLTGLIVALDAFGPITDNAGGIAEMAELPEEVRNVTDPLDAVGNTTKAVTKGYAIGSAALAALVLFAAFKEELRAEAPVGFRIDDLFNMSSPEALVGLIIGGMMVYLFSSFAIESVGRAGGQVVEEVRRQFREKPGIMDGTEKPDYRQAVALVTAAAQKEMILPSLIPIVIPVVVGVLSVDALGGLLIGVIIVGLFAAISMTAGGGAWDNAKKLIEDGEYGGKGSDAHAASITGDTVGDPYKDTAGPAINPMIKVANIVAILIIPIVHF; translated from the coding sequence ATCGACTACGGCGTCGTCTTTGCGCTTTTCTGCGCGGCGGTAGCGGTCCTTTACGGCATCATCATCACCCAGCGTTTGCTGGCCAAGCCGGCCGGCAACGAACGCATGGTGGAGATTTCCGGTGCGATCCAGGAAGGTGCCTCGGCGTACCTGAAGCGTCAGTACATGATCATCGCGGTAGTCGCGGTTCCGCTGATCATTCTGCTCGCGATACTCCAGAACTGGCAGACGGCCCTCGGCTTCATCGTCGGTGGCACGCTTTCCGGAGCGACCGGCTTCATCGGCATGAACGTGTCGGTTCGCGCCAACAGCCGGGTTGCTGAAGCCGCCCGTGGCGGAGTGCCACCGGCGCTCGACGTCGCCTTCAAGGGCGGTTCGGTCACCGGCATGCTCGTCGTCGGCCTGGCCCTGCTCGGCGTCGCCGGCTACTTCGGCCTGCTGATCGCGACCGGCGCGGTCGACAGCGACAAGGAAGCTGTGGACGCCCTGATCGGTCTCGGCTTCGGTGGTTCGCTGATCTCGGTCTTCGCCCGTCTCGGCGGCGGTATCTTCACCAAGGCCGCCGACGTCGGCGCCGACCTGGTCGGCAAGGTTGAAGCCGGCATCCCCGAGGACGACCCGCGCAACCCCGCCGTGATTGCCGACAACGTCGGTGACAACGTCGGCGACTGCGCCGGCATGGCAGCGGACCTCTTCGAGACCTACGCGGTGACCTCGGTCGCCGTGATGCTGCTCGGAGTCCTCTACTTCGCGCCTGAATTCAGCCGCGAAGTCGCGATCTACCCGCTGGTCATGGGCGGCGCGGCGATCATCGCCTCGATCATCGGCGCGCTGATCGTCAAGACCAAGACCGATCGTGTCGAAGGCGCGCTCTACCGGGGACTGATCGTCTCCGGCGTGCTTTCGATCGCGGCGTTCTACCCGATCACCGACTGGCTCATGGCCGAACCGCTGCGGGTCGGCTTCGAGCAGGCGACGGGCAGCGTGGTCAGCGTCACCGACCTCTGGCTCTGCGCAGTGATCGGAATCGCGGTGACCGCGTTGCTGTTCGTGATCACCGACTACTACACCTCGACCAGGTTCCGGCCGGTCAAGAACATCGCCAAGGCATCCGAGACCGGGCACGCCACGAACATAATCCAGGGCCTCGCCCAGGGTATGCAGGCGACGGCGGCCCCGGCCGTGGTGCTCGCGCTCGCGATCCTCGCGGCGAATGAACTCGCCGGGATTTACGGCATCGGCATCGCCGTCGTGGCCCAGCTCTCACTCACCGGCCTGATCGTGGCCCTCGACGCATTCGGTCCGATCACCGACAACGCCGGTGGCATCGCCGAGATGGCGGAGCTGCCGGAAGAGGTGCGCAACGTGACCGACCCGCTGGACGCGGTCGGCAACACGACCAAGGCCGTCACCAAGGGTTATGCGATCGGTTCGGCCGCCCTGGCCGCGCTGGTCCTGTTCGCGGCGTTCAAGGAAGAGCTGCGCGCCGAGGCCCCGGTCGGCTTCCGAATAGACGACCTCTTCAACATGTCGAGCCCCGAGGCCCTGGTCGGCCTGATCATCGGCGGCATGATGGTCTACCTGTTCTCGTCGTTCGCGATCGAATCGGTCGGCCGGGCCGGCGGACAGGTCGTCGAGGAAGTGCGGCGCCAGTTCAGGGAGAAGCCGGGAATCATGGACGGCACCGAGAAGCCGGACTACCGGCAGGCGGTCGCCCTGGTGACCGCGGCGGCGCAGAAGGAAATGATTCTGCCGTCGCTGATCCCGATCGTCATTCCGGTGGTCGTCGGCGTCCTCAGCGTGGACGCCCTCGGCGGCCTGCTGATCGGCGTGATCATCGTCGGACTGTTCGCGGCGATCTCGATGACCGCCGGCGGCGGTGCCTGGGACAACGCCAAGAAACTGATCGAGGACGGTGAATACGGAGGCAAGGGCTCGGACGCCCACGCCGCCTCGATCACCGGCGACACGGTCGGTGACCCCTACAAGGACACCGCCGGACCGGCGATCAACCCGATGATCAAGGTCGCGAATATCGTCGCCATCCTGATCATCCCGATCGTCCACTTCTAG
- a CDS encoding glutaredoxin family protein, which translates to MKAVVYSRADCHLCHEAIESLTGLATEFPGLEIDEIDIDDDDDLLRRYLERIPVVLIDGEIVSELVFDPEPVRARLRIP; encoded by the coding sequence ATGAAGGCCGTCGTCTATTCCCGGGCGGACTGCCACCTCTGCCACGAAGCGATCGAGTCGCTCACCGGTCTCGCCACCGAGTTTCCGGGCCTGGAGATCGACGAGATCGACATCGACGACGACGACGACCTCCTCCGGCGATACCTCGAGCGCATCCCCGTGGTTCTGATCGACGGCGAAATCGTGAGCGAGCTGGTTTTTGATCCCGAGCCGGTCAGGGCCCGGTTACGGATACCCTGA
- a CDS encoding DUF2029 domain-containing protein: MATERTVRTTSVTEVDVDESQRAQELARVRQDFAGADPNDPVIIYDEAVERRGAPQASAEGWIVAIFFAVVYGLIGYFMLTDGRIVNFDSLHRLNEAYMTWWNSPPKLAALTLAAPPLGAVAYVPLAIIKPFATSLTAIPVLTALAAGFLMAIINSILRRCEVPGVFRIIMLLLFGLNPMFVFYAANGEITVLGMVFAAIALLAVISWQLTDETRHLVAAGLAIGAAIMIDYGYALWAVGLAIAVMSIGSGHNDREDRRRSSLILFLTPIIYALLVWILLNAIVLSSPFGWVTAQTGMIQVNTTGALQAVTSSPMDALGDLFSVVLGVAPLGFAAVILLVLSGILVRDGLSWGLFFLIVFSLAVPMTRVLVADQADLMTLSAGLPLALLALAGAAWVYAAEPSWRIGVGIIMVIGLVAAIPLSWDAMKNYEYQDQAQAFTRWVDDQDSQEGTESVGGYQVGIDPEISMAEYINTQLPQVDDSVLVDENFSYGPMITSGRPYIFFDRADKDEGGWEATRDSPFGKVGYMLVSISRAGDQLRQTFPQAVAGGEAGLTPIFKTDRYVLIEVAPTKPRTQEEQGAGGTGNQPQSTPRPITPVTPPTPNNDGPRTSTSATAGTTTDSSGASSGTTPSNSTGTPSSGAGSSTPELEGE; this comes from the coding sequence ATGGCCACTGAGCGCACCGTTCGCACCACCAGTGTGACCGAGGTCGATGTCGACGAGTCCCAGCGGGCTCAGGAACTCGCCCGCGTCCGCCAGGATTTCGCCGGTGCGGACCCGAACGATCCGGTCATCATCTACGACGAAGCCGTCGAGCGCCGCGGTGCGCCGCAGGCCAGCGCAGAGGGCTGGATCGTCGCGATCTTCTTCGCTGTGGTCTACGGCCTCATCGGCTACTTCATGCTGACCGACGGCCGCATCGTCAACTTCGATTCGCTCCACCGCCTCAACGAGGCGTACATGACCTGGTGGAACTCCCCGCCCAAGCTGGCGGCCCTGACCCTCGCGGCCCCGCCGCTCGGAGCCGTGGCCTACGTGCCGCTGGCGATCATCAAACCCTTTGCGACCTCGCTGACCGCGATCCCCGTGCTGACCGCGCTGGCAGCCGGCTTCCTGATGGCGATAATCAACTCGATCCTTCGCCGCTGTGAGGTCCCCGGGGTCTTCCGGATCATCATGCTGCTGCTCTTCGGGCTCAACCCGATGTTCGTCTTTTACGCCGCCAACGGCGAGATCACCGTGCTCGGCATGGTGTTCGCCGCGATCGCCCTTCTGGCGGTCATCTCCTGGCAGCTGACCGACGAAACCCGCCACCTCGTGGCTGCCGGCCTGGCGATCGGCGCGGCGATCATGATCGATTACGGCTACGCCCTCTGGGCGGTCGGCCTTGCGATCGCGGTCATGTCGATCGGAAGTGGCCACAACGACCGCGAGGATCGCCGCCGGTCCTCGCTGATCCTCTTCCTCACCCCGATCATCTATGCCCTCCTGGTCTGGATCCTGCTCAACGCGATCGTCCTGAGCAGTCCTTTCGGGTGGGTCACCGCGCAGACGGGCATGATCCAGGTCAACACGACCGGAGCCCTCCAGGCTGTGACCTCGAGCCCGATGGACGCGCTCGGCGACCTCTTCAGCGTCGTGCTTGGCGTCGCTCCGCTCGGCTTCGCGGCCGTGATCCTTCTGGTTCTTTCAGGGATATTGGTGCGCGACGGATTGTCATGGGGCCTGTTCTTCCTGATCGTCTTTTCGCTCGCGGTGCCGATGACGCGTGTCCTGGTGGCTGATCAAGCCGACCTGATGACCCTTTCCGCCGGCCTGCCGCTGGCGCTACTCGCACTGGCCGGTGCCGCCTGGGTCTACGCGGCCGAACCGAGTTGGCGGATAGGTGTCGGAATTATCATGGTCATCGGCCTGGTTGCGGCGATTCCGCTCAGCTGGGACGCGATGAAGAACTACGAGTACCAGGACCAGGCCCAGGCGTTCACCCGCTGGGTCGACGACCAGGACTCCCAGGAGGGCACTGAATCGGTCGGTGGTTACCAGGTCGGCATCGATCCGGAAATCAGCATGGCCGAATACATCAACACCCAGCTGCCACAGGTCGACGATTCAGTTCTCGTCGACGAGAACTTCAGTTACGGCCCGATGATCACCAGCGGCCGGCCGTACATCTTCTTCGACCGCGCCGACAAGGACGAGGGTGGCTGGGAAGCCACCCGCGACAGTCCCTTCGGCAAGGTCGGCTACATGCTGGTCTCGATCAGTCGCGCCGGCGATCAGCTCCGCCAGACCTTCCCGCAGGCCGTCGCCGGTGGCGAAGCCGGACTGACCCCGATCTTCAAGACCGACCGTTACGTCCTGATCGAGGTCGCGCCGACCAAACCGCGGACTCAGGAAGAGCAGGGGGCGGGCGGCACCGGGAACCAGCCGCAGAGCACCCCGCGCCCGATCACCCCGGTCACGCCGCCGACCCCGAATAACGACGGCCCGCGGACATCGACTTCAGCAACCGCGGGTACCACCACAGATTCTTCCGGCGCCAGCTCCGGCACCACGCCGAGCAATTCGACCGGCACGCCGTCCAGCGGTGCCGGATCTTCAACGCCGGAGCTGGAAGGCGAATGA
- a CDS encoding EAL domain-containing protein, protein MARRAAGRRALDLIKIDGTFIERLAQNKVDQAVVHSIVNAAKVAGRKTVAEFVSDQAGFDLLKEWGVDYAQGFYVNEPISVKI, encoded by the coding sequence CTGGCGCGACGAGCTGCTGGACGGCGAGCGCTCGACCTGATCAAGATCGACGGAACCTTCATCGAGCGGCTCGCCCAGAATAAAGTCGACCAGGCGGTGGTCCATTCGATCGTCAATGCAGCGAAGGTCGCGGGTCGCAAAACCGTCGCAGAATTCGTCTCCGACCAAGCTGGATTTGACCTCTTGAAGGAGTGGGGAGTGGACTATGCGCAGGGCTTTTACGTCAACGAACCAATTTCCGTAAAAATCTGA
- a CDS encoding YbdK family carboxylate-amine ligase, translated as MLDLGAAREVFEASQDFTIGLEEEFAIIDPETLDLADRFPELYEAAQADPVLGDSAAGELIASEIEIRSGRSESMHEAIERMAVRRQKLFAVAADRGVSLASMGTHPWASYLDQAIIDTPHYQRLKEDLGWVAQRNNTWSLHVHVGIQGADRAIKVSDWLREQLPILLAVSANSPFLDHHDSGLASVRTEIFTRTFPRCGVPGQFRSWDQYAEFIETLKRVGSVVESTQLWWSVRPHHAFGTVEVRICDAQSDATESTALAGLITAVVAQTALDLDSGAKGDEEPLLDREIEENFWRAIRYGMDGKMVDFRRGREIEARRVLEDLLEWTTPARESLDIEVDLPEKNGSQRAREKFKAGMTIEQIYRESAEETRASFAGFT; from the coding sequence CTGCTTGATCTCGGCGCTGCCCGAGAGGTCTTCGAGGCGTCTCAGGACTTCACGATCGGGCTTGAAGAGGAGTTCGCGATCATCGACCCGGAAACGCTCGATCTGGCCGACCGGTTCCCCGAGCTGTACGAAGCGGCCCAGGCCGACCCGGTCCTCGGGGACTCTGCCGCCGGCGAGCTGATCGCCTCCGAGATCGAGATCCGCTCGGGGCGATCGGAGTCCATGCATGAAGCCATCGAACGCATGGCGGTCCGCCGCCAGAAGCTCTTCGCCGTGGCCGCCGACCGGGGTGTCAGCCTCGCGTCGATGGGTACGCACCCCTGGGCCAGCTACCTCGACCAGGCGATCATCGACACGCCGCACTATCAGCGGCTGAAGGAAGACCTGGGCTGGGTCGCGCAGCGCAACAACACCTGGAGCCTCCACGTCCACGTCGGCATCCAGGGGGCGGACCGGGCGATCAAGGTGAGCGACTGGCTGCGCGAGCAGCTGCCGATCCTCCTAGCCGTCTCCGCCAACTCGCCCTTCCTCGACCATCACGACAGCGGGCTGGCTTCGGTCCGGACCGAGATCTTCACCCGGACCTTCCCCCGTTGCGGTGTCCCTGGCCAGTTCAGGAGCTGGGACCAGTACGCGGAGTTCATCGAGACCCTGAAGCGGGTCGGTTCGGTGGTCGAGTCGACCCAGCTCTGGTGGAGCGTGCGGCCGCACCACGCCTTCGGCACGGTCGAGGTGCGGATCTGCGACGCCCAGTCCGACGCGACCGAATCGACGGCGTTGGCCGGCCTGATCACTGCGGTAGTCGCCCAGACGGCGCTCGACCTGGATTCCGGAGCCAAGGGCGACGAAGAGCCCCTGCTCGATCGCGAGATCGAAGAGAACTTCTGGCGCGCGATCCGTTACGGCATGGACGGCAAGATGGTCGATTTCCGCCGGGGCCGCGAAATCGAAGCCCGGCGGGTCCTCGAAGACCTGCTCGAGTGGACCACCCCGGCCCGCGAAAGCCTCGATATCGAAGTGGACCTCCCGGAAAAGAACGGATCACAGAGGGCGCGGGAGAAGTTCAAGGCGGGCATGACGATCGAGCAGATTTATCGCGAGTCGGCCGAGGAGACCCGGGCGAGCTTCGCCGGGTTCACTTAG
- a CDS encoding PAS domain-containing protein produces the protein MWRGATTDQIELLDWVFAAAPSGMAIVEYDHNIGGSIVFANPALEILTGYARAELEGMPAYRLIPKISDESANWRDELLDGERST, from the coding sequence ATGTGGAGGGGTGCGACAACTGACCAGATCGAACTGCTCGACTGGGTTTTTGCGGCGGCGCCAAGCGGTATGGCCATCGTCGAATACGACCACAACATCGGTGGCTCGATCGTTTTCGCCAATCCCGCGCTCGAAATCCTGACCGGCTACGCCCGGGCCGAGCTCGAAGGCATGCCCGCCTACCGCCTGATCCCGAAGATCTCCGACGAGTCGGCGAACTGGCGCGACGAGCTGCTGGACGGCGAGCGCTCGACCTGA
- a CDS encoding glycosyltransferase: MTGEKMLVRDDVHGVSERMVTLTPAVAHLLPAETCREYHVIPVEYGDGYLTVVSTSDSNFAAADVILAETGYEPSWVIADRDEIDEAIDRLFAANGSAETESGAKFSAGDLVSHGLAIPPRLGEQLAGRGLVTEEQLGLAIAEQERSGGRIGEVLVHGGALEEKALLRVLSETLHLPTIDLSEFDATEAPRDIVPEPVARRLHVVPIAADSRNLFLAVPDALSDEARREIGHYSDLEIQEFLAPRNDIGELLRRIHGAAYTQTARSNLRDRFPDSSAHLVLSGVQKAFLGILVLVLIGFLIWKTLDTLVVVFALASIFYTLASFYKLTAGLSALEHRYLLETTPEALAAMDERNLPVYTVLVPLYREAAVTPYLVEGINSLDYPKTKLDVRLLCEEDDDETIAAILAMELPPHFRPIVVPPSQPQTKPKACNYGLLGAKGEYVVIYDAEDRPDPSQLKKAVLMFENIDDTVVCIQAKLNFFNQETNFLTRWFSIEYAMLFDLVLPGLDARKDPIPLGGTSNHIKLDQLVEVGGWDPYNVTEDADLGVRLHQAGFRTTMMDSTTYEEANTEIGSWVRQRSRWIKGYLQTWLVYMRNPFRLMSNLGFKGFVSFQLLIGGTFIFLINPIFWFLTTLFALTQTGFIQELFPGWVYYLAAAQLFLGNFVFMYLGLAASVRRGDHSLAPYALFLPFYWGLMSIAAWKGFVQLFTNPFYWEKTEHGIDVGASGSNSSGRTPRRAEV, from the coding sequence ATGACCGGAGAGAAAATGCTGGTCCGCGACGACGTGCATGGCGTCAGCGAGCGCATGGTCACGCTGACCCCGGCCGTCGCCCATCTCCTTCCGGCCGAAACCTGTCGCGAGTACCACGTCATCCCGGTCGAATACGGCGATGGCTACCTGACCGTCGTCTCCACTTCCGACAGCAACTTCGCCGCCGCCGACGTGATCCTTGCCGAGACCGGCTATGAACCCAGCTGGGTGATCGCCGACCGGGACGAGATCGACGAAGCGATCGACCGGCTCTTCGCCGCCAACGGATCTGCGGAGACCGAATCGGGTGCCAAGTTCTCGGCCGGAGACCTGGTCAGCCATGGCCTGGCGATCCCGCCGCGGCTCGGCGAGCAGCTGGCCGGACGTGGTCTGGTCACCGAAGAGCAGCTGGGCCTGGCCATCGCCGAGCAGGAACGTTCGGGCGGACGCATCGGCGAGGTCCTCGTCCACGGCGGCGCCCTCGAAGAGAAGGCCCTGCTCCGCGTACTTTCCGAGACGCTCCATCTGCCGACCATCGACCTTTCCGAATTCGACGCGACCGAAGCCCCCCGGGACATCGTTCCCGAGCCGGTCGCGCGCCGGCTCCACGTAGTGCCGATCGCCGCCGACAGCCGCAACCTCTTCCTCGCGGTGCCGGATGCGCTGAGCGACGAGGCCCGTCGGGAAATCGGCCACTATTCCGACCTTGAGATCCAGGAGTTCCTGGCGCCGCGCAACGATATCGGCGAGCTGCTCCGCCGCATCCACGGGGCCGCGTACACACAGACGGCGCGCTCGAACCTGCGGGACCGTTTCCCGGACAGCTCGGCCCACCTCGTCCTGAGCGGCGTTCAGAAGGCATTCCTAGGCATCCTGGTGCTGGTCCTGATCGGCTTCCTGATCTGGAAGACGCTGGACACACTGGTTGTGGTCTTCGCTCTGGCCAGCATCTTCTACACCCTGGCTTCGTTCTACAAGCTGACTGCCGGCTTGTCCGCGCTCGAGCACCGGTACCTTCTGGAGACGACACCTGAGGCCCTGGCGGCCATGGACGAGCGGAACCTGCCCGTCTACACCGTCCTGGTCCCGCTCTACCGCGAAGCCGCGGTCACCCCGTACCTGGTCGAAGGCATCAACTCGCTGGACTATCCGAAGACCAAGCTCGACGTCCGCCTGCTCTGCGAGGAAGACGATGATGAGACGATCGCCGCGATCCTCGCGATGGAGCTGCCGCCGCACTTCCGGCCGATCGTCGTCCCGCCGTCGCAGCCACAGACCAAGCCCAAGGCCTGCAACTACGGTCTGCTCGGCGCCAAGGGCGAGTACGTCGTCATCTACGACGCCGAGGACCGGCCCGATCCCAGCCAGCTGAAGAAGGCCGTGCTGATGTTCGAGAATATCGACGACACGGTCGTCTGCATCCAGGCCAAGCTCAACTTCTTCAACCAGGAAACCAACTTCCTGACCCGCTGGTTCTCGATCGAGTACGCGATGCTCTTCGACCTCGTGCTGCCCGGCCTTGACGCCCGCAAGGACCCGATCCCGCTCGGCGGCACCTCGAACCACATCAAGCTCGACCAGCTGGTCGAAGTCGGTGGCTGGGACCCTTACAACGTCACCGAGGACGCTGACCTCGGCGTCCGGCTGCACCAGGCCGGCTTCCGCACGACGATGATGGACTCGACCACTTACGAAGAGGCGAACACCGAGATCGGCAGCTGGGTCCGCCAGCGCTCGCGCTGGATCAAGGGTTACCTCCAGACATGGCTCGTCTACATGCGCAATCCCTTCCGCCTGATGAGCAATCTCGGCTTCAAGGGCTTCGTGTCGTTCCAGCTCCTGATCGGCGGCACCTTCATCTTCCTGATCAACCCGATCTTCTGGTTCCTGACGACTCTGTTCGCGCTCACCCAGACCGGGTTCATCCAGGAGCTGTTCCCTGGCTGGGTCTATTACCTGGCGGCTGCACAGCTCTTCCTGGGCAACTTCGTCTTCATGTACCTCGGCCTCGCGGCTTCGGTCCGGCGCGGCGATCATTCGCTCGCGCCCTACGCCCTGTTCCTGCCGTTCTACTGGGGCCTGATGTCGATCGCGGCCTGGAAGGGCTTCGTCCAGCTCTTCACGAACCCGTTCTACTGGGAGAAGACCGAGCACGGCATCGATGTCGGCGCCAGCGGCTCGAACTCCTCCGGCCGCACGCCGCGCAGGGCGGAAGTCTGA